The following are encoded together in the Thiobacillus sp. SCUT-2 genome:
- a CDS encoding putative bifunctional diguanylate cyclase/phosphodiesterase, which translates to MVPPDESDPHAAYAGPDTSHVDRLNALWKLSVRPGLSDPERIRAMLAMAAEVLDMDLVVLGEFAEHYTARYVSDPMGMFPEGTVLAVEKVLCHEVHLSRQPSHIPDLREDPRYVDHVLVNKLGLRTYSGLPVAVGDKGGWVLAFLRRYRELPPDAVDIAYMDLIADWLGNALHQSAQKDLLQRIALTDPLTGLPNRRAAEERLQKERARTLRDGHGFALALVDLDHFKTVNDRYGHAVGDEVLKAVARRFESGLREGDWVARWGGEEFLFVLHGSTAQDAVATLERLAALTRATPVQTAVGPISLSFSAGVAAFGANDRDMLPMLEEIDTALYRAKAEGRDQVHLAAPTHVQWNSAVLRQALAENRVRQASQVIVDLATGQPVADEALARIETPTGEIVEARDFVDLAEGLGLMAEVDRQVIRNVMQRCVVRMDQGGSTDFAHFVNVSPQFLARRDLVEEMLNNALGYCQTCSVMLGPVKPIVLELTERQRIVSLAKLRADLQPFIDFGFRLALDDFGSGYSSYLYLAHLPVSFLKIEGWLVSNMRQDRKVAGIVESLASFARKEGVLTVAEHVEDAETARMLADMGVNYGQGWYFGRPQLDGMD; encoded by the coding sequence ATGGTGCCACCCGACGAATCCGATCCGCATGCCGCGTACGCCGGGCCCGACACGTCTCATGTCGATCGGCTGAACGCGCTGTGGAAGCTGTCGGTCCGGCCCGGGCTGTCCGATCCCGAGCGCATCCGGGCCATGCTGGCGATGGCGGCAGAGGTGCTGGACATGGATCTGGTGGTGCTGGGCGAGTTTGCCGAGCACTACACCGCGCGCTATGTCAGCGACCCGATGGGGATGTTTCCGGAAGGCACGGTGCTGGCAGTGGAAAAAGTGTTGTGCCATGAGGTGCATCTGTCGCGTCAACCAAGCCATATCCCCGATCTGCGCGAGGATCCGCGATACGTCGATCATGTGCTGGTGAACAAATTGGGCCTGCGCACCTACTCCGGCCTTCCGGTCGCGGTCGGCGACAAGGGGGGGTGGGTGCTGGCTTTCTTGCGCCGGTACCGGGAATTGCCTCCCGACGCGGTCGACATCGCCTATATGGATCTCATTGCCGACTGGCTCGGCAATGCCCTGCATCAATCCGCGCAGAAAGACCTGCTGCAGCGCATCGCCCTGACCGATCCGCTCACCGGCCTGCCCAACCGGCGTGCGGCCGAGGAACGCCTGCAGAAGGAGAGGGCACGCACGCTACGTGACGGCCATGGCTTCGCGCTGGCGCTGGTCGATCTCGACCATTTCAAGACCGTCAACGACCGCTACGGCCATGCCGTCGGCGACGAAGTGCTCAAGGCGGTCGCGCGCCGGTTCGAGTCCGGCCTGCGCGAGGGGGACTGGGTCGCGCGCTGGGGGGGCGAGGAATTCCTGTTCGTGCTGCATGGCAGCACGGCGCAGGATGCCGTGGCGACGCTCGAGCGGCTGGCCGCGCTGACGCGTGCCACGCCGGTCCAGACGGCCGTCGGGCCCATTTCCCTGAGCTTTTCCGCCGGGGTGGCGGCGTTCGGTGCGAACGACCGCGACATGCTGCCGATGCTGGAGGAGATCGACACGGCCTTGTACCGGGCCAAGGCAGAAGGGCGCGACCAGGTTCATCTGGCCGCGCCGACGCATGTGCAGTGGAACAGTGCCGTGTTGCGACAGGCCTTGGCCGAAAACCGCGTGCGGCAGGCCTCGCAGGTCATCGTCGACCTCGCCACCGGACAGCCTGTCGCCGACGAGGCGCTGGCGCGCATCGAGACCCCCACCGGCGAAATCGTCGAGGCACGCGACTTCGTCGACCTGGCCGAAGGCCTCGGGTTGATGGCCGAGGTCGACCGGCAGGTGATCCGCAACGTGATGCAGCGCTGCGTGGTCCGCATGGATCAGGGAGGATCGACCGATTTTGCGCATTTCGTGAACGTGTCGCCGCAGTTCCTGGCGCGGCGCGACCTGGTCGAGGAGATGCTGAATAATGCGCTGGGCTATTGCCAGACGTGCAGCGTGATGCTCGGGCCGGTCAAGCCGATCGTGCTGGAATTGACCGAGCGCCAGCGCATCGTCAGCCTCGCCAAGCTGCGTGCCGACCTGCAGCCTTTCATCGACTTCGGCTTCCGGCTGGCATTGGATGATTTCGGCAGCGGCTATTCCTCGTATCTGTATCTCGCGCACCTGCCGGTGAGCTTCCTCAAGATCGAAGGCTGGCTCGTGTCGAACATGCGGCAGGACCGCAAGGTGGCCGGCATCGTCGAAAGCCTGGCGAGCTTCGCCCGCAAGGAAGGCGTGCTGACCGTGGCCGAGCACGTCGAGGATGCGGAAACGGCACGGATGCTCGCCGACATGGGCGTGAACTACGGCCAGGGCTGGTATTTCGGCCGGCCGCAACTGGACGGCATGGACTAG